GTGCTTGTTTTGTAAGGATATTGTCGTGAACCTATAAACATTAATGTAATAGCGCAAAATCTGAAAACATTTAAGTAGAACTGGTAAGTGTACTATtggaattctattattaaaggAAAACTCGCGTCCGAATGTTTATCTCCAGTCTGACTGATCTGCGAATATTTAAATGCCTAcccatattttataagaaatttaacaGACAAACACGTTTTAACGAAACCATCAGAAACCAAATGTCTGAAAAATTATTAGATCCAAACACGAATGGAACTGCTGGTATGTAATTCCCGAACCgagtttacaaaacaatttttaatttagaactaaacagtgtaataaattgattttcgGAACGTATTTAGCGAAACACATTTAGTTCGACATCCGATCCCAAATTAAGTCATCCAGAAAATACAAGATTGTTTCCGTTCGATAGGTCTAATCTCTCAGATGGGTATTCGTGCTGAAACGATCCTCTTTTATTGGAGTCTCTTTGTCGAACTATTCGACATTTTCATCTGATACCCGAAGCTATTTTAGTTCACGCCGAAACTTTTTGGATACATCTGAATTCGTAATTTGTTAACACTAAACAATGTATTTGCGGCAAAATAGAAATCTACAAACATTCAGAGAAATTTACTTGAAACGTTCTATTTTAGATAATCAATACTCTTACGACtgcaattttaaagttaaacagtaactgtgaaataaaatataaacatgaaatTCATCGTAAATATGCAACGAAATCGGAAACCCGTTTCATATGCAACAAGACCATAAATTTTGTCGGAGATCGTCAGTGTCTCCGTGACTGTTATCCGCACAACTACTATATAATTCCCAGTAATCATTTATAGCagtaaataacatttacttcaaataaattattcgtagGATTATTTTCTTACTTAAAATGTCAATAACACGAGTGGTGGCGATAACAGGATGCGATAGTGGACTAGGATGGGCTATCGCGGCGCGGTCGGCCCGTGAAGGCCTTGTCACTGTTGCTGGAATGTACCAAGGAGTAAACACACAAGCGGCAGATAGCTTAAGGAAATTATACGCTCATCCCTTCCCACTCGATGTCAGGGACCCCGAGAGTGTCGCCGGCTTTCGTGATTATGTGAAGTGCCTTTTAAAAGATAACCCCAACTACAGTGAGTTTTGTTTTGCTCATTTTTTTGAATTACGATACGTTTATTATAGATTGGACGGTGGCAAAGCCTTGCGGTATGAGCGGTCAGCCCCAAATGAATGTATAAGGTAACAGCACAACGTTCTATAATATTACTTTGCAATACGTACATTTATTCTTTATCCGCGTGTACATTCACATGAGCTGACTCTACATACTCAACATACGTAACACAGTATTAAAATGGTGTCCTATTTCAAACTAATAACGCTTGTTTTGCAATTAAGACGAACCGGAGGCTTTTTCGTGTAGGTATTTTACAGTTAGCTTTCTCCCGACGCTCGTAAAGTTTACTGTATCTAAACCAAGACGATTAATCtatcgtccttagataaataaccaTTCGACCGTGTTAGACAAATTGATAAGGGGTTTGTCAGGTGAGTTTATTAATGTAGGTTTAGGAAAACTAAGGCTTCATCAAATAAAACGCAGGcggtaaatgtaattaataataaaaatattatttattattatcaggtAACTTCGCAATTTAGTTTtgcatgatattttattatgaaaactgCTTAACGATACGTCGGTCGaatctacataaaaaaatctattcataTACTTCGGTATTTAAAACTGCAAGACTTTATTTCAAAGCTCATAGTGACTAATAAGCCGGTTTCAGACCAAGAACTAAGCCAAATTAGTTTAACTTAGTTCGTAATGCTGAAAAGTTCCACATATACATGACTTAAacacaagtataaaaaaatatgttgactATAGGTACGAACAAAGTTAATTTTACATAGCTTAATTTTCGACCTGCAACATGGGTATTACCCGAGGTCCAATTCTAACAATTACTTAAAGTAattcatatacatttaaaaaaagccagactgattaaaaaatattaaattcaatcatGTTTGTAGAGCTTCACGCAATCGTCAACAATGCTGGCGTTATGACGATTGGCAATTACGAATGGCAGCCACCATCCATAATCGAAAACACTATAAATGTTAATCTACTCGGAGCCATGAGAGTCGTCACCGCATTTATGCCAGATCTTAGAAAAACTGCTTTAGAAGTAAGTATCTAATTTCCTCTTTCTATTTTGATTATATAAACTGACTATTTGGATGTAATGTAATCAAGTCGCGTTGGCAATAAGCAAGGCTAAATCGATAGACCTTTTCTACTGAATCTAAAATCGCTCTAGTTGTTTAGAGTATTTTCAAGTTTTTGATTTGATCACCACCGAAACCATAAATTTAGTGActgaatatttgtattttgcttAAATGGCATAATATTATCTCCATTATGGCCTTGCGGCAGTCTATGCGCTGTGGACTGGGATGCCCTGAATTCGCTATCCAGCAACGCTATGTATTAGTTTTCTGCCCTCATTTAATTGCACGAGATTAAATAGACCAAAAAGGGTTACGCGTAAAGTTTATTACAACTACTCTACATTGAAGGCGATTTAATTGCAATTGAAGCGCATAAGatagaaaatattgatttagcaAAGCTACACTTTTGTTACtactaaacaaaaaacttactcaaaattttattttgtacttttaaataattcgATTTTCAGAAACCGATATCGAAAACCCGTATAATCAACGTAAGCAGCCACTGTGGTTTGCAGCCGTTGCCGGGTTTTGGCGTATACAGTGCTAGTAAAGCTGGCTTGCTGGCGTGGACACGAGCTTTACGGCACGAACACAGAGAACACGGCTTAAGTGTCGTTGCTTTTGTACCCGGTAAATGGGCCAATCCtccttactttatttttaaatacggcCAGACAATGGTTGAAGGTATTATGGATATAGAGCCTTGAGCAAAGTTAGGcgaatttttaaaaagattcatatttgcagaaattatttattttgtttattgtaacgTAAACATAgactataaaaatgtaatatgaataaaaaatagcaatatatattacagaatagtttatttttttatatgtaattttagaaagtaataataatatcaaaagtatagttgtaatatttttttcgtagaTAGGTACACAGCTGGAAATAACATgagagaatttaatttaattctaaattaagattatttttttatcccatTTGTATATGCTATTAAGGTTGTAATATGGAATccctttaaaaaattaaattaaatttacaggAGGTTTCGTCGCATCTAGCAACTTATTATCACATCAAGGTACATCTGGCGACGCAATGTTGGATCATTTAAATGAAGAGCAAAAAGCATTCTACGGGAAGAAGATCACAACTCTGAATAATTATCTGAAACAAGCCCACTCCGCGCGTTTCGACTCTATGCGAGACGAGAATATTCTAGAAACATTCATGGAAGTCCTATTAAAAGATAATCCTAGGGAATTGTACAAAGTAGAATCATGGCgatacatgttttattacaacCTGATGAAATTACCCTTACCAGAATGGGGATTGGCGTGGGTTATTAAGAAATTTCTTAGTTTTCCAGATGTATGAaatttgtaaaaacaataattttgatcTACAACTTTtagtataagtaatataatattatatacgcCTGTTTATGTTCCTATCAGTACCTACCTGATAGTTCATAtatctttaaggcgatacctcaaggtccattttcatacattttgtttcacctttaatctgggtaactaaacaagtattggcaagtaaagaatttaaattcatttctagttagtgattagttctcgcagttgaaagaaaaacgtaaaaataattaataatcatggatatttcggcctttaaaatttaatatgacgaaattattaCCACCTTAAGTACTTTGATTATTTTCAAGTTAAAGTGACTTTACAATGTACACTTCATAAATCGAATTCTAGATCCGTGCTTAGACTAGCAAGTACTCGCAGCAATATTTTGCGCAAAAACTTGTAGATGCGTTTAAACTtgcggcaatatttcaattattctaTACAAATGCGATTTGCCACGAGTCGTTCGAACTTCAAAAGCCGTGATTGTTTACACGGTAAAATTTATGTGCGGAAGGGGACTTCTGTAATTCTTATTGGTAACCTATACATCGCTTAATAATACTTGTGAAAAAAGCCAGCTTCACTGGCCCTATAATGTTAACTGAATTATGGATTGACTCtcttttcaatttattaataaaatagttttacaaccaaaaaatatcgttaattATTTGCCTTTAGAAATTGTACACGTTCCGAGTGTGAAtggaattgatttattataaatataattgttataggTAGGTATAGTCATATATATAAGTTACTAAAACCACTAAACCATATAAAGGTAAACTgctaaatatacttacttagatTACGTAGGGACATATATATGACTTAAATCacattttgcttttttttattacctagaCTGTATGATAATCGGCCAAAGACGATCGCTACgttgcaataatattatgtatagtcaGCCACTAAAGTATctgaataaatttcaaatttaaaatcgtCTTTGAATTTTTCCGCCCTTGAAAACAATAGTATCTTCCTAAGTAAAATAAACGAGAAAATATTGACTTCtaatatacaataaagaaaaaacatctATTTGAGTTTATTTGTCATCTAACTAATTTAAAGTTATGCTGTATAGATTGCAAACAGATTTTGTTACCTCCTACCAACTTTTCGTGATATTTCAAAACTGAatgtataatttcaaaataaataaaccgaaCCGAACCCTAAAACTACCAAGCTTATATAGCTTCATAGCTAtggacataatatttatgtaacagcGTGTTTTTTTTCGCGATTCTATTTCCGTGCGAAATTATCCCTAAACTGTGACCTTCTCTTTCtcccgatatttttttttgttttaatggcaattgttgtacattatgccaatttcaagttagGATTTTTCCCGATATTATCAGTTTTACCTGAGGTTTTACTGTCGTTTCGGATAtatcaatgactaaatataaagaggacaggcctcaaaagttagctatatgaataagttatatttatgttagggaaatcgacgcagaattgtcaatatatatgtctatctcttttactcaaagcttatttagaacgcaacaaaaaaagacaaaaataattgctttcttcgaatatggcactatttcgtttacttcaacacactgggaccgccttgcggcagaaacgccatttattgtagcccagtcagcaagtacatgtagtgtcagacgatgtaaacaaatcttcataaatattgaatttaaagtaatataatcatattctcaattgttcagtgtgtttattagtgtatttgtcaAGTTTCGAAAAttactcagtgttgtgtgaaaggatgcaaatcgaattcacgcaagaaagaccccgaaatatcttttcataggttagtaactgtttttaccgaaaattagtaaatatctttgtatatttacttttaggatgtgtttttatcaattaaaattatatgtggatcttgtttgataagctttgaaccctgtta
This genomic window from Manduca sexta isolate Smith_Timp_Sample1 chromosome 12, JHU_Msex_v1.0, whole genome shotgun sequence contains:
- the LOC115440389 gene encoding D-beta-hydroxybutyrate dehydrogenase, mitochondrial codes for the protein MSITRVVAITGCDSGLGWAIAARSAREGLVTVAGMYQGVNTQAADSLRKLYAHPFPLDVRDPESVAGFRDYVKCLLKDNPNYKLHAIVNNAGVMTIGNYEWQPPSIIENTINVNLLGAMRVVTAFMPDLRKTALEKPISKTRIINVSSHCGLQPLPGFGVYSASKAGLLAWTRALRHEHREHGLSVVAFVPGGFVASSNLLSHQGTSGDAMLDHLNEEQKAFYGKKITTLNNYLKQAHSARFDSMRDENILETFMEVLLKDNPRELYKVESWRYMFYYNLMKLPLPEWGLAWVIKKFLSFPDV